ACTGTGCCCAAGAAAATTAGTTTGTTTTGTAGTGTTGTTTTATTCTGAATGGACTTCTTATTTCTTGCTGTAGTTTTCCTATGGCTTTTGGCTTGCATGCTGTGTTAGAACCTAAGTAACCCACTTCCCTGAACATCTCCCAAGAATTAAGACCCTCTAGAAATGCAGGCAGGTGTGCTGTAGGCAGCAGGATATAGGAGTTCTACTTTTTTTGCGTAGTCATCCAATCTTGCTAGCAGCCTGAAAAGATACGGGAGGGTATGGGAGCAGCCTATGCTGACGTCACTCATAGGTACAGTATCCACAGCTGTTGCATTGTTTCTTTCTGCTGTTGCTGTGGGAGTGAATGGCTGTGAGTGGGACTTGAGGCCTCCTCTGTGCCTTCTTGGGGCCACATCATCCACTGGAGGCTTATCTCCCCCATCTTTAAGTTGAAGTATCTGCCAAGGTTCTAGAGAGTCAAAGTCAAGGACATGTCTAGATTGAGTTGCAGTTTCTCACAACTGTGTTGGGAATGCCACTCCGCAGCCACGTACCCACTCGACATCCTTAAGGTGCTAAACTCGATTCCCAGCAGTACtcggaaagaagaaaacaaactaacaaccacaaaataaaaataaacttgaagTGGAAATGCagtaataagcaaataaaaacaactacAACAGGGAGGTGCTATAGAGTCAGTCGCAACTATCTGCACTGAAGGGGTTGGGCAGCAGTGGGTCCCACGCATGAGTTTCCCATGAACCCCCATGCTAAATATAGTatacttgtgtgtatatatatcataattgatcatatactaatatatacatatatatagtatatgattTTAGGTATGAAAACCCCATTTCCCACAGCTGGCTTCCTGACTTGTCAGTTCTAAATGTAAAGCGACTTTTATTCCCTTATGCATCACAGACCAGTTTTCCATTGTCACTATCTGTGGGTCTCAGACCTTTCAGGCTCTTGACCATGTCACAGAAAAAGATTTAAGGATGTGTCACATTTGAATAGCAGAGCAAGAAACTTATTATAATGGGGAAAGTACACAGTCAAGACTGGAGGTGCTGGCAAACTCAGTTCAGAATGGGAGAATTGCCTCATTTGGGACTGGAATTTGACATTTATAGAGAGATAGCAAGGGACTGAACTAGAGGTGGAATTTACACAATTCCCCACCAGTTTTCCTTGCACTTGCAGGTTGCCCTCACATGTTCTAACCTTGCTActtcttttttagaaatatttttattagtgcattatactaTATATAGCAGTGAGTTTCATTTTGACGTACATGCATGGAATGGAATTTGTTCCATtccagtccctagtacttcctctttccacTCCTCCCATCCTCTGTTTCCCTTCCTCTgctggtcttccttctacttattGTTCTTTCTAATTGGTGTTATGtagatatacataatggtgaaattcactgtggtatggtTGTGTATGTACATAGCATAGTTTGTTCAATTTTTATTCtgtagttcctccattttccttctccttctacccgcttcctctactccactgatctcccttctattttcatgagattgaacccaggggccttaaccactaagccacatctccagctcttttttttttttattttgagacagggtcttgctgagttgcttagggcctcactaaattgctgagactggcctcaaacttataattctcctgagtctctgggattacaggcctatgcctgGCTATCTCCTCTTTTTTAAGAACTTCAGTCTCATGTCTATTAAGTTGCTTAAAGATGTCCTACAGTTCATTTatgctctgatttttttcttcttttctctccatgTTTTATCTTGGATAGTTTCTATTGCTATGTCAAGTTCACTAATCATTTCATATACCATGTCCAATCTGCTGTTAATCCCATCTAATAGATTCTCATCTCAGCCATTTGTGGTTTTCATATCTAAAAGTTTAATTTGggtggttttaaaaatatctttcaagcTTCTGCATAACATTTAATCTTTAGCTTCTTAGAACTGAATTCTGtgtaaaaacatttataatagcTTTCAATGTCTTTGCTATTTCTGCTGTCAGTTTGTAATAAGTTTTGATATaatgaattttctctttgttgtagacatattttcctcctcctttaaAAGATTGACAATTTTTTGTTCAGTACCAGACATtgcaaattttacttttttgggtGCAGGACATATTTGTACTCCTATTAATACTCTTTTGAATTTTGTTCTGGGATGCAGTTCAGTCACTTAGGAATAGTTCTTTTTTGGTCTTATTCTTAACATTTGTTAGTTTTGGAACtgaggggtatagctcagtggtagagcacttgcctggcgtgtacaaggcctgggttcaatcaccagcactgcaagagagattttttttttttaggttggaCCAAAGCAGTGTTTAGCCTAGGTCTAATTAGTCTCCTGAAACAAGATCCTTCTCAGTACTCTATCCATTGCCCCATGgattatgacatttttttttaaccaggctAGTGTAAGTGACCACTGTTCCTTACCCTGGGTGAGCTCTGActgttgttctttttaatattgttaGCTAAtcttcctccccgccccccagcttGACTAGTTTCCTTGTATCCATATGGTGATCTATATTCTATTGAATTCTCAAGCAGCGCCCTCTGCAGATCCTGGAGATCTCCACTCTAATAGTACTCTTCTGTGATAACTGTAGTCACTGTGAGCTTCCTAGACTTTCAGCTCCTCATCTCAAGAGAGTCCATCAGGCTCCAATTTGGTTGCCCCATGGCAGGTCAGAAGGAGTAGATAAGGTAATATCTGCTTTGAGGCCAAGTTTTAGAGGCCTTTGGGTACTGCACGGGAGAGTCAGGATTCTATCCTATAAGACATATTCAAGCTGTATTTCAGAAGACACAGGTGACCTGAGCCAGTCCTTGCTGAATATGTTAAGCAGTTAACATTTTACTAGCCCACAGATCATTGAGGAAGTTGCCCTTCATCACTCGATTTATACCAGTATCAATTACTGACACCTCTCCATGGCCATAGATGATTTTTCCAGAAAGGCCCTAGCTTAACCAAATGATAACATGACATAATACAAGAAACAATTGTCCCCTTTTTTGCAAATTGATTTTTCTATAGAAGAGAAGGAGTAAGAAGCAGGCCTCCGTTCTCAGATGACTCACCAAGGTTGAAGGACAGTTGGTGGATAGAAAGTCAGTCTAGAGGTTTGCTTCTTACATGGTCCCAGACTAGCAGCAGTGGCATCACTGGGAGTTTCTTGGTACTACAGAGCCACATCTACCATCAGAATCTGCACTGTGATGAAAGGCTTAGCTGTTTCATATGCATTGaaatttgagaagcactgtttTAAGGAAATGGTACCTGTGCCCTCTAGTGGCTGGCCAGCAACTTGCAGGAAGTTTtacaatattttctcattttaggaCCTTTGCACAGAACTGCCGAAACATTGAACATTTAAACCTCAATGGGTGCACAAAAATCACTGACAGGTAAGTAATGAGGATTAGTTTAGGGATAAAGTGGCTGCCGGGTGAATGAGGGGAGAGAAACATGGTTGAAAATATCTTTAGTGCATCTGCTCTTTTCCAGCACGTGTTACAGCCTTAGCAGATTCTGTTCCAAGCTGAAACACCTGGACCTGACCTCCTGCGTGTCTATTACAAACAGCTCCTTAAAGGGCATCAGGTAAGAACACCCTTTGTTTGTGGTCTAGAAAATacccaaacaataaaaaattaaaaaagaaaatacccaaaCAGTGAACATTCCGGTGTATCTTCCTGATGAAGCCTTCCTAATGGTCCCACTAGAGCAGGGAAGAGATGACGGCTCAGACAGGTTATGGGGGCTGTCTCACTCACTGAATTGCTGATGATGTATTAAATTCAAAGTCGGTAATAACTGTCTACAGCAGTACACAGGggtgtttttgtttcttgttctcTCAGTGAGGGCTGCCGAAATCTGGAGTACCTGAACCTCTCTTGGTGTGATCAGATCACAAAGGATGGCATTGAAGCGCTGGTACGGGGTTGTCAAGGCCTAAAAGCCCTGCTCCTGAGGGGCTGCACACAGGTACCAAAAATGTTCATGCAGCTGATTTTCTCACACATCGGGAACTAATTTGCTGTTGCATTTTCCCTGGTGTCCCACTTGTTCCCTCACCAAGACTTCATCCCTCTTCTGTTTTTTGTGTCCACTTAGTTAGAAGATGAAGCTCTGAAGCACATTCAGAATTATTGCCATGAGCTTGTGAGCCTCAACTTACAGTCCTGCTCAGTAAGTAGCATGCCTTTCCCGAACACTGCCCTGCTCCGTTCTTTCCCCCAGAAATCTGTTGTAGGCCTCACTGCACAGCATCCCTTGCAGCTGAGATGACTGGCAAATAGTCACATTGCCAGACCTGCACTCTGGCTTCTCATCCTGTGTCTTTGTAGGATCTGTCACTTTGCCATGAGATAAAAGAACAAGGCATCACCCTCAATACTGAGCCACCAACATCTCCCCTAGAAGTACTATAAATCAagccttgattaaaaaaaataatagagtatTGAGTAAAGTATCAGAGTTGCCATGAactaaccaggcacagtggtgaatgtttataatcctagcagtttggaaggctgaggcaggggaattgcaaatatgaggccagcctcagcaatttatcaactccaagcaacttaacaagaccctgtctcaaaagggctggggatgtggctcagttaatccccagtacagaaaaagagaaaaagaaatactgtgaACTAGTCACTAACTAGTTGTTAGACCTGAATAGTTCATCATAAGAACTCAGTGTCTTTTTTTTCAACTTATAAATTGGGGGTAATGGCAACTGTAATATTTCAGGAGATAAAATGAAATAGCAGATGTGAAAATgcctagaaaaataaatgacgTATGCAAGAGCAAGGTAGCATTTCATCTTCATCAGGGCATAGCCTGTGCAAACCTGCTGGCCCTTCTTCACTGCCACTATAAATGCTGAGAAGTACAGTGTGTGCTTTCAGCAGGCTACAGGGTTCCTCAAGGGGCATGTAGCCCTGAGAGAGTTCTCTCTCTCAAAAGCCCTTGCATTTGATCTTTAATGAATGAATACTAAATCTTTAGAGTCCCTGATGGTGGGACAGAAAACAAACCATCTTCTGGACCAGTCTTGACTTTGTGGGCCTGGACTATTCAAAATAAGACTTTGACCTGCATGTAGAATTGCACATGGCTCAAGATACAATATAGATGTGcaatttatttctatatgaattAGAGCATTTATGTTAGATGGAATCTTTATGGCTAAACTAACAAAATTCTAAGGCATTTTTCAATAACTGATTTGTTATCTTTAAAACATTTGAGGAAATATtgtttgtatatatgtgattTATATGGCAAATGTCTAAAGCATTAATTTGTAGATGTTCAACCAAATATTAATGTCACTTAGGCAAGTTTTATGTTTTACAATCAAGAATTTTTCCTGGGTGGGGGGGAGTCTAAATCTATTTTGATGAATCCTGGggttagaaatataatttaaagtttttaCCCTCCATCAGTAATGCTAGAACATTTTAATACAAATACATATCTGCCCTTTTTTAAGTTGTTAGGAAGTGCTAGTAACTGACAACCAAATAACAGTTGCTCCTGTCTAGTTCTGATGTCCTCTGACTTCTTCCTGCACTGCTTTTCTGCAGCGCATCACGGATGAAGGCGTGGTGCAGATATGCAGGGGCTGCCACCGGCTGCAGGCCCTCTGCCTTTCGGGTTGCAGCAACCTCACCGACGCATCTCTTACGGCCCTGGGTCTGAACTGCCCGAGACTGCAGTGAGTATGCCATGCTTTCTGCTTTGCAGCTCAGAGATTGCCTGGGCTGACCAAGAGGAGGGGAAGGCGTGGAGCAAGAGGAACAGGTGGTAGGGGAGGCAGGAGTTGTGTTTTTGCTGGGTGTACAGAGGTGGGGCAGCGTGTAACCTAGTTCATTGAGGGTTGCACCAGCAGAGTGTGAAGTGGCTAGCACCAGTGAATCTGAATTGTGTTTCTTGATGAATTCACGCAttccaaccaccaccaccaatttGCTTCATCCTGTTAATCTCTTCAAACACCAGAGTAATCTGATGGCGAGCAAAGTGGTAGCCTTGGTCCAGATGTTCCCAGTGTCTCCTTTAAACCTGCTGCTAAGTAGACACAGTGAGGGGAAAAGATCATAAttgcttcttatttttcattttccccagCAGGAAGAATgggagatttttgttttgttttggcattggggattgaacccaggaatgctttaccattgagctacattccctaccctttttattttttgagacaaggtttcactaaattactgaggctagtctcaaatcTGTAATTCTCCTGTcatagcctcccaagttgctggaattacaggtgtgcaccaccacacccaactgtttcaataaataataatttattttctgattctcaAGGCAACACATTATTGCTACCAGCTATGCATATGAAAACTACTTAGGGCTAATCTTGCACTCATGTTATGTTCCTGACTCAGTGCCAGGTGTCTTTATGAGTGATATCTTATTCTCAACACATCTCTGAGTAGTTACCACTATTCTCATTTGTTCTGCAGAGGAGAAACAGATACAGAGGAAAATCATATAATTTGTCCTGGGTCACATGATGATTAAGAAGTAAAGATAGAATTTGGACTTAGGGTTTGACTTTCAAACTAGCAATCCTAACCTGCATACAAGaggcagaaaaattattttaacgtTTTATATGCCAGTGAAACTGATCCATTTCTCATGTCAGTTATGTAACTTTTAAgaatcatttattttgtatttgaattttttttaagaaagattcTAGATAATTTTGATATTTCTGCTTCATAGAAGGAATTTGGGTGGTCAGAACTAGTCagagggctgaggatgaagctcagtggcagagcacgcGCTTAAAATGCATTAGGGCCtcggtccaatccccagcacagaaacaACAAAAGACCAAAAACAACTCTGGTCAGAGAACaggttaaaattattgttaactTAGAAATgttattcatgcattcattcctATTAAGCATGAGTAAGTGAGAATTATGTGTATGTaggtgtgtgtggtactgggcattgaacccgggggtgctgtaccactgagctatatccccagcccctgcctcagcctcccaagtctctgggatgacaggaatgtgccactgtgtctcTCACCAAAAATCAACTCAGTTTTTCATTGcctataattgttttaaatttcttgtaaCTTGGAATTTCAATGAATATATTGTAATATGATTTTATTACATACAAGttcattttaattgtattttatttattttttaaatgaaatgcaatatttttaaaatatatttttagttgtcaatggacctttattttatttatttatttatatgtggtgctgagtatcagacccagtgcctcacgcatgctaggcaagcgctgtaccactgagctacaaccccagtcttttatttagtgacttttaaaataagtcaCTAAATATTAGAGTATTATTTCAAAACCAACAATGTGGTGGTGGGGAAGATTCTTGGATTTACTACGGGAGTTTGGGATGAGACTTTAGGGCCTTGGACAGGTCCTCCCTAACCCTCAAGCAGGCCCTCATCTGTTCAGTTGGGACAGTCTTTGAGTTTTACAACCCTTAGAATGATTGACAGAGGCAAAGTGTCAAAGAACAGAACAACATCAAGAGTGTGCAGCGGAGCATAATGTTTCTATTGTTAATCTCTTGGtactttttttctcccctgcaTGTCCCCTTCCTAGAATTTTGGAGGCTGCCCGATGCTCCCATTTGACTGATGCAGGCTTTACACTTTTAGCTCGGGTAAGGCATAGATTTTTAAACAACAACTGTAATTCAAAGTGACCTGGGGTGGTTGTGTGGTGTGCAAAAATTAGCTTCAGAAAAGACGAGCACAAAGCCAAGTAGAATCCTTGGggtaagttttacatttttttcagctAGCCAGAAATCTAGGAAGACACTGGAGAGAATTCTGGAAAGGGCCCAAGCCTCCTTC
This genomic interval from Marmota flaviventris isolate mMarFla1 chromosome 1, mMarFla1.hap1, whole genome shotgun sequence contains the following:
- the Fbxl2 gene encoding F-box/LRR-repeat protein 2 isoform X2, which encodes MGAQKSLTVHLLFSSTCYSLSRFCSKLKHLDLTSCVSITNSSLKGISEGCRNLEYLNLSWCDQITKDGIEALVRGCQGLKALLLRGCTQLEDEALKHIQNYCHELVSLNLQSCSRITDEGVVQICRGCHRLQALCLSGCSNLTDASLTALGLNCPRLQILEAARCSHLTDAGFTLLARNCHDLEKMDLEECILITDSTLIQLSIHCPKLQALSLSHCELITDDGILHLSNSTCGHERLRVLELDNCLLITDVALEHLENCRGLERLELYDCQQVTRAGIKRMRAQLPHVKVHAYFAPVTPPTAVAGSGQRLCRCCVIL